From the genome of Alicyclobacillus sp. SO9:
AGTTATTTAACTGTAATCCGCAGATCGCTGTCCGTCCATTGAACAATCTTCCGTTTCAGCAAATTGTATTGAAACGAGATTGTGTGAAATGCCTTTCCCTGAGAGGCTTGCACGAGCACTCTGACGACGCCGACATCCGATGCATTGTCGATTCGGACTTGAATATCCCCGCTTTTTCCTTGTATATCAGGAGACTCGATTTCTCGTCGGTAGCCTGCTGACACTTCACCACGAGACAACTTGTTTAAAACAATATTCGTCTCACTCCGAGCAAGGTAGTACGCTGTATCGGCGCTTTGTTCCATGAAAACAACATCCAAAATAGATTTTGACATTAATGCAAAAAGCGATATGAGAATAGACATGCTCACTAAGAAACCAAGTACAGAGAGGAGCACACTTCCGTTCGTCCACCCTAAGCGCTGTCGATTTTGTTGTCGTTTCGTTTGCCGGTCTGTATTCACGACACCTGCCTCAGTGCGTCTACTGTCTTGTTCAATGCACGCGATGTCTTGTGTAATTTGTCTTGTTTCGTTACATACAGCCGCGAGGCCTGAATCATTTCATCATATCCATTCCTGAAATGTACAGTAATTTGCAGCACTCTGCCACGGTCTTCTGCAGTGAGAGTCCGGACGCCATCCGCCAATACGGTAGTACCTCCTCCGATTCGCACCCTAACACACTGTCCATTGCTATTTACATAATAGCGATAGGTGTCACCATTGACCCACAAAGTGAACGAGGTCCGACCCATCCCTACTTTAGACGCGGCGTGAATATCCTGCGTCAGCGAACGTCTGAGTGAAATACCCATAATCAGCGTTTGAACGTGACGGTCTGACCCTGTGTATCCCTGCCACAGTGTTAAATAGAAGACCAGTGCAGAGGACAAAAAGACGGCGCCCAAAAACAAGGACACCGTGACTTCAAGCAGGGAAAAACCGGTCTCCGGAGTTCCCTTACACGGCTGATAGCACCCATTTGGTGACAACAGCCTTGCCGGTACGAGTAACAATCTCTTCCCATACACCGCCATGCGCTGAGAAATCTGATATAACCTGCACCTTACAGGAGGAATCATTGAGACGACGCTCCCCTTCGTTTTTTCCAGGTACCTTCGGTACAATCGATGTATCACCTGCAATCAGGGCTTCAGCTGTGTTGTCAGCACACAGGTTTGCCTCGTTTAATTCACTTGCAAACTCGATTTCATTCATACAACTTGTCCATGCAGAACCACATGCCGTGACACCCACAGCCATTATCAAAATCGATACTGTCACCTCCATCAGGCTCATCGGTGGAGTTCCCCTTCCTCTGCCAAACCCGAATTAAGGTACAGAATAATATCCAATTCGTCAGATTGTTTGTCTGTCAATCTGATGGTACCGCCAATATGACTCACTCCGTTTACGCCATATGTGACTCTTCCACTTCCCAATGCAAGATATCCACCCTTATACCCGATGCCGTCTGAAAACTGGTAACGGTGAAGAACTTTCCACTGGTTTGCTACATCGTAAACCGGTGTGTAAGGATACAAGTGCACCATCGTGAAAGCATCTTGCTCATATGCCTTCACCTGGGCCCATCGGAAATTCTGGAGAAGCAGATCTCTATTCCACAACAAGTGCTGTTCGTCTACAATTCGAAGTACACTGTGGCCTACTGTAATTGACGCCAAAGCGGTAATCAGCAACGCGAAAGTTAATTCGAGCAGTGTAAACCCCTCATCGTGCTTCACACGCCCAACGCTCCGTGAACAGAGCACATCACCACGACCTGAGTTGGGTCCGTATCATCAATCTCGTACGACCCTCCAGACGGCTCTTTGGGAACCGATTCCAGTAGTTTGTCTTCGACCAGCGTTTGTAACTGTTCGCTCGTGTCACCGGCTGGATACTGATGGTAAATCAGGTAGTACTCTGTGAGTGCTCCGCGAATTGCCTTTTGATTCTGTGCACACGCAGCCTTATCAGCTCTATCCCCAATGCCGGTAAGGTGTGGCACGATAACCGCAGTCATCACAGAAACAATCAACACAGCGACAACCATCTCCAACAGCGTAAAGCCTTCTTCTGCTTTTCTTTTGCGGCTGCTTCTTCTAAACATGACGACACCCGCTCCTCTACCAAAGTAGTCAATAGTGTTTTTGTCACCCTATCAAGGGGCTACAGTTCCTGCGGAAACAGATGACACCAACTGATACATGGGAACAAACAAAATGTACATTGTTGTGGCAACAATAACGCCCAAAATGACGATTAGGCTGGGTTCGATCCATCTAATTACCGCGCCCATGGTTTCCAGTACCTGTTGGCGAAGATAGACCGCAGTATGATTGATTGCACCTGCCAGGTCCCCGGTTTTGTCTGCTATACGCAGTGAAGCGGACAAAACCGGGTCTAAATCGGTAGCAAAGGCACTGGAGAGTGTCTCTCCTGCTAATAGACTAAGGTGAACTTCTTTACACTGTTCTGACAGCCATTTTGGGCCATTGCAACGATAGAGCTGCGTCAGAGCGTCTAACACGGGGAGGCCGCTATCCAAAAGCACACCAAGCAATGTACAAAATCGCTGTGTACGCTGAGCCCAGACTACTCGCTTGCCAGGTACACTCCTACGAATCCGCTCCCACCACACTGGCACGGATTTTCTAATCCCGAGGAGTGCAGCTATTACGACAACCACAAGTAGTAGAGTGAGTGTTTCCAAAAGGGGCAGGACCTGTACAAGGTCCATAAGCAGTCCTGATGCAGGACTTAGCTGAACGTGTACAGCACTGTACATCATTCTAAAATCTGGGATGACAAACCACGCCAAAATCATCTGCACTGCAGCGTTCCCCGCCATCAGGAACAAGGGGTATGAAGAGACTTTTACAAGTTTTTCAACCCATTCCCGCTCTGAACTCCGTTCTGTTACCCACACTTTCATAACTTGGGGAAGACGACCTGCGCGCTCTCCCGTTTCCAAGACAGTAATCGCTAAATTGGACAACATAGGTGCCCAAGCAGCAGCAATCAACTCTCCCCTGTTCACTGCGCCTCCTGCAGTCGTCAACAACAATTGCTCCTCATTGGATTTACGCCGCCCCGAAAGGTAATGGACGGCCTCGTCGATATCCACACCCGCATCTAACAATTGTGCTAGTTCCTTAGCCAGTCGCAAATAAGCCGCTTCAAACTTTCTCTTTTTCCACCTTTTCCAAAGGAACGTAACCGCGTCTGACTGGCGCACATTAGCCACCCTTTCTCAACGTCCTTACTTCCGACACAGCGGGCAGTATAGTGCGCAGTTTCTGCCGAACGCGCGGCCAAGGTAAATCGGATAAAAGCAACTCGTACACATCATCCCCGATTGGATAGACTTCAAAGACAGCAGGGGTCATTTGTGACAGCAACGTCCCTGGACCCCGCTTCGCGTAAGCTCCGTTTGGCAACCGCTGAATAATCACACCGCGGAAGACTTCGGCCAACATGGCGCGGGGCACGCCGAACTCCGTGAGCCGTGCGAAAGCTCCAACAAAATCGGTCGCATGCGTGGTGGAAAACACGAGGTGACCAGTTAGCGCTGCTTGCAGAACTATCTTAGCTGTCTGTGCATCCCGTATTTCTCCTACCATAAGAGCGTCTGGGTCCTGTCGCAGTAATGCCTTAAGTCCCGTCGCAAATGAAATACCCTTGTCCTCACGAACTTCCAGCTGGGAAAAGTCATTTGAGGGAATTTCAACTGGGTCTTCTACGGAAACAACGCTGTCACCCCGCTCGGACACCATTCGCATCAAAGTGTACATGGTAGTGGTTTTCCCAGCTCCCGTAGGCCCGGCAACCAGTATCAATCCAGGTGTGCCCTGCAAGAGTCCCCTAACAGCTTCTTCTTGTTGCGGTAACATACCCAGTTCGAGCAAACTTAAATGTAGTCTGTATTGGGGGAGCATTCTCAAAACTGCCGATTCACCGGTTGCCGTTGGCAGTGTGGCGACACGCACCGACACAGTCTGATTCGTTATTTTAGTCTGAAATGCGCCGTTTTGTGGGATTCGATGTTCAGCAATATCCATTTTTGCCAAGGCCTTTATCCTCCTGACCATGGCCCGTGGATTTTGTTCGGATTGAAGATAAGGAACAAGTCTGCCCTGAATGCGAAATTGAACAGCCAGGTTGTCCGGGGTACTGTGGATGTGAATGTCTGTACACTCCTGCTTCAGTGCATCCGACAGCATTTGGTCTAACAAAAAGACGGCTGATGTATCCTCCAATCATACCCATCCTTTCTGAGCGCTTTTTCCACTCTGAACGAGTATTCGGCAGGAGTTCATCGGCCGCCTGTTTTCAAGTGCAATATACAATATAACTATGTAACATTATTACAAAATCATATTCTTTTGTCCTTTTTCCATCTTCCTTGATTTTATTTGTCCGTCTTCACAGTACCCCAGACAAAGTCCCAATCATATGTGTCAGCTGTCATCACACACAGCAGATGCCAATCTCCCCACCAACGCAAGGCCCCATCAGCGTCAGAAAAAAAACTATTTCTGCCCCTCGGGTGGCTGTGGACCGTACCAAGCAGAATGCCGTTTGTGGCCTCGACAGCGTATGCTGCGTTGATGACTGCTTGCGGGCTTACGAAGAAATCATCCGCACTCTGTCGGACCGTCTGTGCTGCTAGAGATTTTATCCCTACACTTCTATCCCGCGCCTTCTGCAATACAAACAGGCCGATAAACTCGTTTGGATAACTGTCATCGGCCAACTCAATCACATTGTTTCTTAAATCAGGATTCCACCAATCGGGTCCCTCATTCGACAAAGTCAAACTCCATGTCTGCAATTCTAATCACGCTGCCTTCCGCAGCCCCTCTCTTTCTCAGGGCATCATCAATGCCTCTGTTTTTCAAAATCATTTGGAACCGTTTTACAGCGTCATACTGTTCGAAGTTTGTCATGAGAACGAGTTTCTCTAAATCATCTCCTGTAACGATAAAAGTGTTCCCATCGCGAGTGATGGCAAAGGGTTTCTCTGCCTCAAAGCGATATACTTTGTGCTCAGACGGATTCACCTCGTTGTTCTCGACCACATCTGGTTCCGCTGGGATCTCGTTCAGCTTCTTCAAAGTCACTCGCATTAGTGTTTGGACACCTTGTCTCGTTGCGCCAGATATCGGATAAACCTCGAGTTCCGGAAATTCAGCTTCAAACTCCCTCAAGTGCTGCTCTGCTTCGGGCACATCCATCTTGTTTGCGACGACAATTTCCGCGCGTTCCAATAACTTCGGTGAAAATTCGCCTAATTCTCTCCGAATGATTCGGTAGTCCTGAATCGGATCTCTGCCTTCGCTAGCTGACATATCCAAGACGTGCAGCAGAATTCGGGTACGCTCGACGTGCCGCAGAAACTCGTGACCTAGCCCCTGTCCGCTTCCTGCTCCTTCAATCAGCCCAGGAATATCCGCAAGTACGAAGCTCTCCCCGTCATCCACTTCAACAACTCCGAGTTCCGGCTGCAAAGTCGTAAAGTGATAGGCTCCAATTTTGGGGCGTGCCGACGAGACCACGGACAACAAGGTCGACTTTCCTACGCTCGGAAAACCGATGAGACCGACGTCAGCAAGAACTTTCAGTTCGAGGTTTATCCATCGTTCTACACCAGGTTCACCTTTTTCAGCCAAATCAGGTGCCTTGTTTTTTGCCGACGCGAAATGTGTGTTGCCTCGTCCGCCTCGACCTCCCTCTGCTACCACCAAGATTTGCTGGTTTCGCGTAAGGTCTCCCAAAAACTCTCCTGTGTCGTCGTCTCGAACAACCGTTCCAGGCGGTACCTTCACGACTAAGTCCTTTGCACCCTTACCGTGTTGGTTCTTGGATCGTCCATTTTCTCCTGCGTGCGCCTTGAAGTGTCTTTGATATCTAAAGTCAACCAACGTTCGCAAGCCTTCGTCAACAATAAACACTACATTGCCGCCGTGGCCGCCGTCGCCTCCAGCCGGCCCCCCAAGAGGGACGTATTTCTCGCGGCGGTATGCAACCATTCCATTGCCGCCGTCTCCGCCTTTTACATAAATTCGTGCGTGATCGTAAAACAACTTAGTTCGACCTCCGGTCTCCATGCACAGATCCTCTTCTTTTCACGAACCAGACCTGTTTTTATACTTTTGCCTCATCTAGTACTATCCGTACTCCTGGTAAAGACGACAAGCTTTCCAACCCTTCTCTAGCTTGCACCAAATCCACAAATCCTTTCGGCCATAGGACCCTAATCTGAATCGGGACATGCCTTTCTGAGGAGTTTGCTGCAATCTTCAGCATCACCTGCGCCACATCCAACTCGGTAGCGACATCTTCGAGTCTTTGCCACAGCACTCTCATGGACCAAATCGAGTCCGCGTCTATGGCCGTGCTGCCGCACCATTCCTCGACGATAACATGGGGACAGGTCATGGCAACTTGAAACAACGTGACTGCTGATTCAGGAAGGTGTGACTGCAACAGAGAAAGACTGTGAAGCCATCTTGAAAGCTTGTGCAGAGAAGTCAGCGCTGCACCTGTTCTTTCCAACTGAAGGTAGCCCTGAACAAGTTGCAAAGAATTTAAAACGTCGTGACGGTGCTTCTGAAAACTCTTCAGCCACGATGCATCCTTCTCTTCAGACACGTCCATCATCCCTTCAAAAAAGGGCCCGGCAATAACGCCAGGCCCTTTCCCAAATATGGTTAACTTATACTGGTCAAAACGCGATGATCGCGTTCTTCAAGCAACCTTTAGGCTTCTGCGGCAACTGGCTGCTCAACCGGATAAACGCTGACGCGCTTACGGTCTTTCCCATACTTTTCAAACCGAACTCGACCTTCAATTTTTGCAAACAAGGTATCGTCTTTACCAATGCCAACATTAGTTCCGGGATGAATTTTGGTACCGCGTTGGCGAACAAGAATACTTCCCGATGTCACCAACTGCCCGTCTCCGCGTTTCACACCCAGGCGTTTTGAAATGCTGTCACGCCCGTTACGTGTGCTTGATACGCCCTTCTTATGAGCAAACCGTTGCAGGTTTAATTGTAACATGGTAATCACTCCTTTAGGGATTCAACTTTCAACTCAACATGACGTGGATACTCATCAGCCATTTGCTGAAGACCAAACACCATGCTCTCGAACAACAACTGTATCTCATCAGAATCCGGATTGTTCAGCACGCAGATGAGATCTCCATCTTCCTCTGTTACATCTGGAACAACCTTCAAAAGCGCCTCACAGCTGTTAATCGCATTTGTCGCTAGTACAGACACTGCGGCACACACAATATCGTTGCCAAGAGCAGCGAATCCAGCGTGGCCCTGAATCCTGAATCTCTGAACCCGGCCCGCCTTTTTCACAATTTCGCACCGAATCATATTAGGCCTCTATGGATTCAATCCTTAGCTTTGTGTAGGGTTGACGATGACCTTGCTTCTTGTGATAGTTTTTCTTTGCTTTGTACTTAAACACTGTAATTTTCTTGCCGCGTCCGTGTTCTTCCACCTTTGCCGTAACCTTTGCTCCGGCCACAGTCGGCTGACCGACCTGGACGCCGCTCTCGCCGCCAATCAAAAACACCTTGTCCAAAGTTACGGTCTCTCCAACTTCGGCGGTCAATTTTTCGACGTAAACAGCATCTCCCTGAGACACTTTTAATTGCTTACCGCCAGACTCAACAACTGCGTACATGTAAACGCTCCTTTGCACCTAGACTCGCTGCCATACGGTACTTGTCTGTGGTTCCAAACAAATCTGAATACTACAGCCAAGGTTTTAAACCTGTGACAGGCGGTTGAAGTACTGCATCTTTTCTATAGTACCACGACACAAATACCCATGGCAAGTATTGTGCTCGCAGGCTTCCCATTAAGACGTGTACGTTTCTGGCTCTTGTATAAACACTAACTTCGAACCTCTCCCAGCGTACTCAACCACCTTCCGGCAAATACAGCACTCAGCAGCTCGTCCTCTTCAATCTCGTCAATAATGCTTCCTTTGTCGTTCAAGACATATACGACATGATAACGGTTTGGTCCGAAGCGACGAACCACGTCCCGCACAGTGGACATTTCGTTAACCGCCAACAACCTCACTTCGTCAATACCGCCGTTTTGTCGCCTTTTCGCATCGAGAAAACGTACGGTTTCCATTCGTAAACCACGAATTCCCATCCACGAACTGAACAACAGAAAGACAGCCAAGATGATTAGACCAACGTGGGCATAACCCGCCCATATAGCAACAACTCCAAGAACCAGCAGGACAAGTCCAAGTGACAGGCCCAAGCGATACGCCTCCACTGTTGCAGTCTCGAAACCGATGGAGCGGGACCTTGCAGCTCGCAGGATCCTTCCTCCGTCCAGGGGCATTGCAGGCAGTAAGTTGAACAACGCGATCCACAAATTCATATGTACCACAGTCAGAAAAAACGAATGACTCCAGAAATGTGTCAACCAGAGGATGTAAGACACGAAAATGAGGAGAAAGTTCACGACGGGTCCCGCAATGGCAATAAAAGCCTCGTGTCGAGGCATGAACCCAATGTTGCCTAAAGACATTTTGGCGACACCGCCAAATGGCAGCAGGGATACCTCTTCCACTTCGTATCCAAGGTACTCTGCCACCGCAGCGTGTCCTAATTCATGCAGCATCACGAGCAAAAACAGCACGACGACGCTTTTCCACAACCCCACTCCAACTGCCAAGGCAACGAGTCCGAGCAAGAGCGGATGAAGTCGAACTTTCCCCAACACGCCTAATTTCAGTGAAAGACGGTTTTGCAGAACTCGCGTACTTCTCATGAATTCTTGGCTGGAAAGTGAATGTAGTCATGCGGGTTGACAAATTGTCCATTATGTTCGAACCCAAATTGGAGCGCTGGGTTCCCCGACGCGGGCAAATGTCCGATTACCTGTCCGGAGGACACGTACTGTCCAACCTTTACACCGACACTCACGACACCAGTATAGACACTTTCACCGACCTTACCGTGGTTGATGATGATAATTGACCCTGTGTCACCCTTCGTGATGCGAACTACATTTCCGGACCCTGCCGCAAGAACAGACTCGTTGGCAGTTCCGCGAAGCGTAATTTCAGGGTGATCCACTGAGTAGTCGTGGACAATTTTTCCTTTCAGGGGCACATGCAAGTGAATGGCACTCGAAGGATTCCATTCTACGGGCAAGTTAACGTGGTGATTTTGGAGAAAGGTTTCCATAGCAGGCACGGCTTTGCTGGAATAGTCTTGGGTAAAGGCATCACGGTAGACCCCGTCGACCTGCTTGACGAAGGGCCCCTGAGCGTGACTTACGTAAAGCCCGCCTGCGACCAGGGCAACGGCTGCAAGACTCTGCAAAAGCCATGTCGATCCCGTTGCAGACCGTGACTTCACCCCAGGCGTTTGTCCCTGCCACCTAGAACCGGTCCCTGAGCGCGCATTGAAGCCTTTCTTGGATGGTTTTCCGAATGCTCGGCGCCAATTGGCACTATCCACCTGCTTTAGTGTTCCGTCTTCATCGGAAAACCCGTAGGGTGAACCATCATCATACAACCATCTACCTCGCGGCGACTGCGCGTTCCGACTTTTATCGGAGTGAACATCGTCCGGCTGCTCTCCACGCGTCTGAAACCATGGATTGTCTTCCACACTCTCATATTCTGTTTCAGACTCATGTTCCGTCTGATGTACTGTGTTACCGCCGGACTTAGAGAATAATCTACCCCATGCGAATTTAGAAGCGTTTTTATCTTGACCGTCACGATTGGACATAGTCGTCGTCCCCCCTGTACGCTCGTACCAAATCTATATGACAGGGGATGGACGAGTATAACTCGCACACCGGAGATTACGACTTGCCGCCAATCAATTTTTTAAATCTTCCCCATAAACCAGGCTGTTCGTCCAGCACCAAGAGCGGAACCGAATCGCCCAGGATTCTGCGCGCCATGTTGCGATATGCCAATGCAGCTTTTGTGTCCGGGCGCATGACGGTGGGCTCGCCCTTATTGGCATTGCGAATGACGCCTTCGTCATCAGGTACAATGCCTAAGAGGTCAATGGCCAGGACTTGCACAATCTCGTCAATATCCAACATGTCACCGTCTTTGACCAATTTTGGACGAATACGGTTGATAACGAGTTTGGGCGATTTTATTTCCTCAGCCTCAAGCAGACCAATCACCCGGTCTGCGTCACGTACAGCCGGAGTTTCCGGTGTCGTAACAACAATTGCTTGGTCTGCCCCTGCAACAGCTACCTTAAAGCCGTGCTCAATTCCTGCTGGGCAGTCGATAATCACATAGTCGTAGGACTGCTTCAGCTCGTTCACGATTTTTCGCACGGTATCTGCATCCAGCGCTGTCTTGTCCTTTGTTTGCGATGCTGGAAGAAAGGACAAGTGCTCGAAGCGCTTGTCCTTAATAAGCGCTTGCTCCAGTCTGCACTGTCCGCTTGCTACATCTACGATGTCGTAAATAATTCTATTTTCAAGGCCCATGACAACATCCAGATTACGCAAACCAATATCTGCATCGACAAGACAAACGCTTTTTCCCAAAAGTGCCAGTGCCGTTCCAATATTCGCTGTAGAGGTGGTTTTTCCTACTCCGCCTTTACCAGAGGTAACTACAATTCCTGTCCCCATTTAGATCCCCTCCGTCTCCCAAACGCGCCACAATCTGCTAAGTCTCTTACCTGTCAAGTTCGCGCTCCTGCAAATAGGATGATAAGAATTTTAATTTATCTACAGCCAGAGCCTCATTTTTCACATAGGCGAATTCCATTAGGGTTCTCAGCGGTTTTCCGTCTTCTTCTGGCGCATATCCGACAAAGTCAGCGATTCTCAACTGCATTGGCGCAAAGTCGGTGGCGGCAATCACTGCTTTAGGATTCCCATGGCTGCCTGCGTGCGCAATGCCGTAAAGTCTTCCGAAAATATATATGTCACCGGTGGCTGACAGCTGAGCACTTGGATTCACATCTCCAACGACAATGACATCTCCCTCAAATTGCAGGTCCTGTCCAGCTCGGATTGTCCCTTTGTACAAAGAATAATCTGGAGTTTTCTGCTGGGTGTTGGTAAAGAGCGAACTTCTTGCTGACGTCCTCGATGACCATTCACGAATAATAAAATTTTCTTGTTTCATAAACAGTTCTAATAACGTTCGGTTTTCGTCACGGGATAATACTCTAGAGCCATAGTCTACGAAGACACCAATTTCCGCACCTGCAAACAAGGCCGACTTGTCGCCAAAGAGGAGCTCGGACAGTCCGTTGGTGAGGGCCTCGAAGTCGCAATGTTCGTCCAACATAAACAGGAGCCCATGCTTCGTACCTTTTACTGTGACAGGAGGTTTGGCCCCCAATTTTGCTTGGTGAATAGTTTTCGTTGTCACAAGCTCCCTCCCAAGTTCATAGCACACCGAGACGTTATTCGCTATTACTCAGATGAATTCCTCCCACCAGAGTGCGTGTCCTATGTAAATACAAGAAGGAACCGCCAGAAATCAACTTCCGCAGTCCCCTCTTGTACGTCTATTCGGCTTCTTCATTCTTCTTTCCTTGTACTTAATCTCCGCTATGATGACCTATCCGTGACATCAAATCTCATCTCATCGTTACGACACTGTAAACGTTACATCATATCTTCGTGAGAAGATGCGTAACTCCTTTTTTCAGGCGGCACCAGCAACTTGGTCAAGAGCGGATACAGCAACAGGAGAAACACACCATTTACCATCATCTGCCATACGGTCTGCGTCATCGCGGTATTCCACGCAAACCCCGTGATGTCAAACAGCCTTGTAAAGCCAAATGTCATCCATTCTTGCACGAAGGTGAACACCACTGTAAACAAAAAGGTAATGGCGATGTTTCTCTGTAAAAACTGAGATAATACGGTTGCTGCAAAATAGGCAATAAATCCATAGGTAAAGGCGTCAATACCTATGAAACTCCCAAAATCAACGTCCTGGACCAGCCCAATGAGAACACCTAGCACAAGCGCTGTCCGCGGACCCCGCGTTACCGACACGACCATGAGTATAATCAGCACCAAATTTGGTTGAATTGTATCCAAAGGCGGAATTTGAAAGAGGCTGGATTCAATGACAAGGCCCAACCACAACAGCAGAAAAGCAATAATGTTCCGCAACACCTACTTCTTCCCCTTTTTAGTCACTACAAAAACATCCTGCAGGTAGCGAAAATTGGCAGCTGGAGTAATGATGGCCGTTTGTGTGAGGCCCTGGGCACCTCCGGAAATCGATTTGATTTTCCCAATCACAAGGCCCGCTGGATATATCTGTCCAAGACCCGAGGTCACTACCACATCTCCAGTCTGAATCTTCGCCAAGGGAGAAAGAAAGCTCATCTGCAATTGTCCAGGTTTGTTGACAGCACCCCGAACGATACCGAATTCTTTGCCTTTCGGATTGGTCAACACTTCTGATGACACACCGTCTCCCACTTGCGTGTCTGTCAAAAGGATGACTTTTGCGCTGTGCTGCGCCGCAACAGCTACTTTCCCGACCAGATTTCCGTCGGCAGCCACAACAGCAGAGTTTTGGCCGACACCGTCTGCACGTCCCAGGTCAATGGTAATCTCAGAACTCCAATGCGACGGATCCCGGCTAATGACCTGTGCGAATTTCTTATTGTACTTCTGCCCTTGCTTGGATTGTGTAAAAGCCACGGCCTTTTTCAACTTCTGATTGTTTGCCTCTTCCAACTGCAATCGAGCTTTCAGCGCAGAGTAGTTTTGCAATTCTGTCTTAAGTTGCG
Proteins encoded in this window:
- the obgE gene encoding GTPase ObgE — encoded protein: MFYDHARIYVKGGDGGNGMVAYRREKYVPLGGPAGGDGGHGGNVVFIVDEGLRTLVDFRYQRHFKAHAGENGRSKNQHGKGAKDLVVKVPPGTVVRDDDTGEFLGDLTRNQQILVVAEGGRGGRGNTHFASAKNKAPDLAEKGEPGVERWINLELKVLADVGLIGFPSVGKSTLLSVVSSARPKIGAYHFTTLQPELGVVEVDDGESFVLADIPGLIEGAGSGQGLGHEFLRHVERTRILLHVLDMSASEGRDPIQDYRIIRRELGEFSPKLLERAEIVVANKMDVPEAEQHLREFEAEFPELEVYPISGATRQGVQTLMRVTLKKLNEIPAEPDVVENNEVNPSEHKVYRFEAEKPFAITRDGNTFIVTGDDLEKLVLMTNFEQYDAVKRFQMILKNRGIDDALRKRGAAEGSVIRIADMEFDFVE
- a CDS encoding Mov34/MPN/PAD-1 family protein, which produces MSNEGPDWWNPDLRNNVIELADDSYPNEFIGLFVLQKARDRSVGIKSLAAQTVRQSADDFFVSPQAVINAAYAVEATNGILLGTVHSHPRGRNSFFSDADGALRWWGDWHLLCVMTADTYDWDFVWGTVKTDK
- a CDS encoding ribosomal-processing cysteine protease Prp — its product is MIRCEIVKKAGRVQRFRIQGHAGFAALGNDIVCAAVSVLATNAINSCEALLKVVPDVTEEDGDLICVLNNPDSDEIQLLFESMVFGLQQMADEYPRHVELKVESLKE
- a CDS encoding Spo0B domain-containing protein, which translates into the protein MSEEKDASWLKSFQKHRHDVLNSLQLVQGYLQLERTGAALTSLHKLSRWLHSLSLLQSHLPESAVTLFQVAMTCPHVIVEEWCGSTAIDADSIWSMRVLWQRLEDVATELDVAQVMLKIAANSSERHVPIQIRVLWPKGFVDLVQAREGLESLSSLPGVRIVLDEAKV
- a CDS encoding type II secretion system protein, with product MKHDEGFTLLELTFALLITALASITVGHSVLRIVDEQHLLWNRDLLLQNFRWAQVKAYEQDAFTMVHLYPYTPVYDVANQWKVLHRYQFSDGIGYKGGYLALGSGRVTYGVNGVSHIGGTIRLTDKQSDELDIILYLNSGLAEEGELHR
- a CDS encoding competence type IV pilus major pilin ComGC, whose translation is MFRRSSRKRKAEEGFTLLEMVVAVLIVSVMTAVIVPHLTGIGDRADKAACAQNQKAIRGALTEYYLIYHQYPAGDTSEQLQTLVEDKLLESVPKEPSGGSYEIDDTDPTQVVVMCSVHGALGV
- the rplU gene encoding 50S ribosomal protein L21; amino-acid sequence: MYAVVESGGKQLKVSQGDAVYVEKLTAEVGETVTLDKVFLIGGESGVQVGQPTVAGAKVTAKVEEHGRGKKITVFKYKAKKNYHKKQGHRQPYTKLRIESIEA
- a CDS encoding GspE/PulE family protein, with amino-acid sequence MEDTSAVFLLDQMLSDALKQECTDIHIHSTPDNLAVQFRIQGRLVPYLQSEQNPRAMVRRIKALAKMDIAEHRIPQNGAFQTKITNQTVSVRVATLPTATGESAVLRMLPQYRLHLSLLELGMLPQQEEAVRGLLQGTPGLILVAGPTGAGKTTTMYTLMRMVSERGDSVVSVEDPVEIPSNDFSQLEVREDKGISFATGLKALLRQDPDALMVGEIRDAQTAKIVLQAALTGHLVFSTTHATDFVGAFARLTEFGVPRAMLAEVFRGVIIQRLPNGAYAKRGPGTLLSQMTPAVFEVYPIGDDVYELLLSDLPWPRVRQKLRTILPAVSEVRTLRKGG
- the rpmA gene encoding 50S ribosomal protein L27 — its product is MLQLNLQRFAHKKGVSSTRNGRDSISKRLGVKRGDGQLVTSGSILVRQRGTKIHPGTNVGIGKDDTLFAKIEGRVRFEKYGKDRKRVSVYPVEQPVAAEA
- a CDS encoding site-2 protease family protein produces the protein MRSTRVLQNRLSLKLGVLGKVRLHPLLLGLVALAVGVGLWKSVVVLFLLVMLHELGHAAVAEYLGYEVEEVSLLPFGGVAKMSLGNIGFMPRHEAFIAIAGPVVNFLLIFVSYILWLTHFWSHSFFLTVVHMNLWIALFNLLPAMPLDGGRILRAARSRSIGFETATVEAYRLGLSLGLVLLVLGVVAIWAGYAHVGLIILAVFLLFSSWMGIRGLRMETVRFLDAKRRQNGGIDEVRLLAVNEMSTVRDVVRRFGPNRYHVVYVLNDKGSIIDEIEEDELLSAVFAGRWLSTLGEVRS
- a CDS encoding type II secretion system F family protein — translated: MRQSDAVTFLWKRWKKRKFEAAYLRLAKELAQLLDAGVDIDEAVHYLSGRRKSNEEQLLLTTAGGAVNRGELIAAAWAPMLSNLAITVLETGERAGRLPQVMKVWVTERSSEREWVEKLVKVSSYPLFLMAGNAAVQMILAWFVIPDFRMMYSAVHVQLSPASGLLMDLVQVLPLLETLTLLLVVVVIAALLGIRKSVPVWWERIRRSVPGKRVVWAQRTQRFCTLLGVLLDSGLPVLDALTQLYRCNGPKWLSEQCKEVHLSLLAGETLSSAFATDLDPVLSASLRIADKTGDLAGAINHTAVYLRQQVLETMGAVIRWIEPSLIVILGVIVATTMYILFVPMYQLVSSVSAGTVAP